The DNA region CGGCTCTATGAGACCGGCGATGCGCTCGCCGCGCAGGAAAAGCTGGCACGCAGCCGAATCTGGTCGCGTGTGTTCCAGAAACAGCTGGGATGGCTGCGTCTTGGTTTGCCCGGGGATGACACCGAGTGGTCGCGCCTCGCCGCGGCGCTTTCGATTTGAAGCTTCAGCGGGCCAGCGCGAGCAGCCCTTCGACGTCGAGATGAGCCTCGATGTGATCGGCGAGCGCATCGAGCGCGCTCTCGACCTTCGCGCCATAGGGTTGATCGGCGGCGGGAATATCGAGCTTGGCGAGGAAGGCCTTTCGGAAATCGTCCGAGGTGAACAGGCCGTGCAGATAGCTGCCATGCACACGCCCATCGGAGGAAACAGCACCTTCCGGCGCGCCATCGACGAGCGCGAATGGCTGCGCGCGATCCGGCCCGTCGGTGTGTCCAATGTGGATTTCATAGGCTGAGATCGGCTGATCCGTGGCGGCATGCACGGCCGTGACGCGCGTCAGTGTCTTCTGTTCGGTCATCACGGTGGTGATATCGAGCAGCCCAAGACCTCGGGTCTCGCCGGCGGGACCTTCGATCCCTTGGGGATCGGTAACACTCTGCCCGAGCATCTGATATCCGCCGCACAGGCCGAGCACATGGCCGCCACGGCGATGATGCGCCAGCAGATCGATGTCCCAGCCTTGCGCGCGCAGGAAGGCGAGGTCGCCGCGGGTCGATTTCGAGCCGGGCAGGATGACGAGTTTTGCGTCGCCCGGGATCGCTTCGCCTGCACGCACCATCACGAGATCGACGCCGGGCTCGAGCTTCAGCGGATCGAGATCGTCGAAATTGGCGATCCGCGACAGCGCGAGAAAGGCGATCTTGCACTGTCCAGGCCTGCGCGCCTCGCCGAGCCCGAGCGCATCCTCCGCCGGTAAATCGCCGGCGCGGGCGAACCAGGGCAGCACGCCAAAACCACGCCACGCCGTGCGTGCCTCGATCAGCCGGTAACCGTCATCGAACAGCGTCGGGTCGCCGCGGAATTTATTGATGACAAAACCCTGGATCATCGCGGCATCATCAGGGTCGATCACCGTCTTGATGCCGACGAGTTGCGCGATCACGCCGCCGCGGTCGATGTCGCCGACCAGCACGACGGGGACACCGGCCTTGCGCGCGAAGCCCATATTGGCGATGTCGTTCTTGCGCAGATTGACCTCGGCTGGGCTGCCGGCGCCTTCGACCAGCACGAGATCGGCGCGAGCCTTGAGCCGCGCAAAGCTCTCCTCGACCGCGCCCATCAGCGACGGCTTCATTGCGGCATATTCCCGCGCGCGTGCGGTCGCGATCCGCTTGCCCTGCACGATGATCTGGGCGCCGACGTCGCTCTCCGGCTTCAGCAGCACCGGGTTCATGTCGGTGTGTGGCGCTGCGCCGGCGGCGAGCGCCTGCAGCGCCTGGGCACGTCCGATCTCGCCACCATCGACGGTGACGGCTGCATTGTTCGACATGTTCTGCGGCTTGAACGGCAGCACGCGCAGGCCGCGTCGCGCCGCAGCGCGCGCGAGGCCCGCGACGATCAGCGATTTGCCGACGTCCGAGCCTGCTCCCTGGATCATCAATGCGCGCGCCATGATGATTGTCGTCAGAACTCCACGCCCGGCTGGGCTTTGATGCCGGAGCGGAACGGATGCTTCACCAGCGTCATTTCGGTGACGAGGTCGGCGATCT from Bradyrhizobium genosp. L includes:
- a CDS encoding cobyric acid synthase, with amino-acid sequence MARALMIQGAGSDVGKSLIVAGLARAAARRGLRVLPFKPQNMSNNAAVTVDGGEIGRAQALQALAAGAAPHTDMNPVLLKPESDVGAQIIVQGKRIATARAREYAAMKPSLMGAVEESFARLKARADLVLVEGAGSPAEVNLRKNDIANMGFARKAGVPVVLVGDIDRGGVIAQLVGIKTVIDPDDAAMIQGFVINKFRGDPTLFDDGYRLIEARTAWRGFGVLPWFARAGDLPAEDALGLGEARRPGQCKIAFLALSRIANFDDLDPLKLEPGVDLVMVRAGEAIPGDAKLVILPGSKSTRGDLAFLRAQGWDIDLLAHHRRGGHVLGLCGGYQMLGQSVTDPQGIEGPAGETRGLGLLDITTVMTEQKTLTRVTAVHAATDQPISAYEIHIGHTDGPDRAQPFALVDGAPEGAVSSDGRVHGSYLHGLFTSDDFRKAFLAKLDIPAADQPYGAKVESALDALADHIEAHLDVEGLLALAR